A stretch of the Corvus moneduloides isolate bCorMon1 chromosome 8, bCorMon1.pri, whole genome shotgun sequence genome encodes the following:
- the ANXA7 gene encoding annexin A7, which yields MSYPGYPPSDGYPAFPGYPPTGQESVYPPAGQYPYPTTVPGGFPPSGGGTFPAAPPNAGFPGYSALGGYPASGSFPGAPQAGGMPPYSGGPGFAVPPTGPGFGGYPQQPPAQSYAGGGPAQIPGFPGGQVPSPMPGPPAAVVQYTQGTIQAAPNFDAGRDAEILRKAMKGFGTDEQAIINVVANRSNDQRQKIKAAFKTMYGKDLIKDLKSELSGNVEELILALFMPSTYYDAWSLRHAMKGAGTQESVLIEILCTRTNQEIREIVNCYKSEFGRDIEEDIRSDTSGHFERLLISMCQGNRDENQTVDYQKAQEDAQRLYQAGEGKLGTDESCFNMVLASRSFPQLKATVEAYSRIANRDLLSSIDREFSGNVERGLKTIVQCALNRPAFFAERLYYSMKGAGTDDSTLIRIVVTRSEIDLVQIKQMFTQMYQKTLATMIASDTSGDYRQLLLAIVGQ from the exons ccAACAGGACAGGAGTCTGTCTATCCACCAGCTGGTCAGTACCCCTATCCCACCACCGTTCCTGGAGGATTCCCTCCATCAGGAGGAGGTACCTTTCCTGCAGCACCACCAAATGCTGGGTTTCCAGGATATTCTGCCCTGGGGGGTTACCCTGCTTCAGGGAGCTTCCCTGGAGCTCCCCAGGCTGGAGGAATGCCACCTTATTCTGGAG GCCCTGGCTTTGCTGTGCCTCCCACTGGCCCTGGCTTTGGTGGCTATCCACAGCAGCCTCCCGCCCAAAGCTATGCTGGAGGTGGACCAGCACAAATTCCAG GATTTCCTGGTGGACAAGTACCATCCCCAATGCCTGGTCCG CCTGCTGCAGTGGTTCAGTATACCCAGGGTACAATTCAAGCTGCTCCAAACTTTGATGCTGGAAGGGATGCAGAAATTCTACGCAAAGCTATGAAGGGTTTTG GAACTGATGAGCAGGCCATCATAAATGTTGTTGCTAACCGCTCCAATGatcaaaggcaaaaaatcaaGGCAGCTTTCAAGACTATGTATGGCAAG GATTTAATTAAAGATCTGAAGTCTGAGTTAAGTGGTAATGTGGAAGAACTGATTCTAGCGCTCTTCATGCCTAGTACCTACTATGATGCCTGGAGCTTACGTCATGCAATGAAG GGAGCAGGCACGCAGGAGAGTGTGTTGATTGAGATCCTTTGCACAAGGACAAACCAGGAAATTCGCGAAATAGTGAACTGCTATAAATCCGAATTTGGAAGGGACATTGAAGAAGACATCAGATCAGACACTTCAGGACACTTTGAACGATTACTTATATCCATGTGCCAA GGTAATCGTGATGAGAATCAAACTGTGGATTATCAAAAAGCTCAAGAAGATGCTCAGCGTCTGTACCAAGCTGGTGAAGGAAAACTTGGGACTGATGAATCTTGCTTTAATATGGTTCTGGCAAGCAGAAGTTTTCCCCAACTGAAAGCAACCGTTGAGGCATACTCCAGG ATTGCTAATCGTGATTTATTAAGCAGCATTGACCGAGAATTTTCTGGAAATGTGGAACGTGGTTTGAAGACTATTG TGCAATGTGCTTTAAATCGCCCAGCCTTTTTTGCAGAAAGACTTTATTATTCTATGAAAGGAGCTGGCACAGATGATTCTACCCTCATCAGAATTGTAGTCACTCGCAGTGAG ATTGACCTTGTGCAAATTAAACAGATGTTCACACAGATGTATCAGAAGACACTGGCTACAATGATAGCAAGTGATACAAGCGGTGATTACCGGCAGTTGCTGCTGGCAATTGTTGGGCAATAG